One stretch of Roseovarius mucosus DNA includes these proteins:
- a CDS encoding glycine cleavage T C-terminal barrel domain-containing protein, which yields MMQADDFGFGTQIRKSPYFDATVRWGAKGFSVYNHMYIPRDFGDPEQNFWNLVNDAILCDVAVERQVEITGPDAARFVQMLTPRDLSKMAVGQCKYILITNADGGILNDPILLRLAENHFWISLADSDILLWAQGVAVHSGMDVTIGEPDVSPLQLQGPKSGLIMQELFGESIMELKYYWLRELELDGIPLLVSRTGWSSELGYEIYLRDSAHGDALWERIMAAGMPFGLKPGHTSSIRRIEGGMLSYHADADIKTNPYELGLDRLVNVDIEAEFIGKAALRHIKAQGPSRKQIGLIIDGAPLKGPNTTFWAINVAGVQVGKVTSAVYSPRLERNIALAMVAAEHANIGAEVEVVTSQGPVRAVMVERPFYDPNKKIAAA from the coding sequence ATGATGCAAGCAGACGACTTCGGCTTCGGCACCCAGATCCGCAAATCCCCTTATTTCGACGCCACCGTGCGGTGGGGCGCCAAGGGATTTTCGGTTTACAATCATATGTATATCCCCCGCGATTTCGGTGATCCCGAACAGAATTTCTGGAACCTCGTGAATGATGCCATCCTCTGCGATGTGGCGGTTGAGCGTCAGGTCGAAATCACGGGACCGGACGCCGCGCGCTTCGTGCAAATGCTCACCCCGCGCGACCTGTCCAAGATGGCGGTAGGCCAGTGCAAATACATCCTGATCACCAATGCGGACGGTGGCATTCTCAACGATCCGATCCTGCTACGTCTGGCCGAAAACCACTTTTGGATTTCGCTGGCAGATAGCGACATTCTTCTGTGGGCGCAGGGCGTGGCGGTACATTCCGGTATGGACGTCACCATTGGCGAACCCGATGTGTCGCCGCTGCAATTGCAGGGGCCGAAATCGGGCCTGATCATGCAAGAGCTTTTTGGCGAGAGCATCATGGAGTTGAAATACTACTGGCTGCGTGAGCTTGAACTGGATGGCATTCCCCTGCTTGTGTCGCGCACCGGCTGGTCAAGCGAGTTGGGCTACGAGATTTACCTGCGGGATAGCGCCCATGGCGATGCTCTGTGGGAGCGGATCATGGCGGCAGGTATGCCGTTTGGCCTCAAGCCCGGTCACACCTCTTCGATCCGCCGGATCGAGGGCGGGATGCTCTCCTATCATGCTGATGCCGACATCAAAACCAACCCCTATGAGTTGGGGCTGGACCGTCTGGTCAACGTCGATATTGAGGCCGAATTCATCGGCAAGGCCGCGCTGCGTCATATCAAGGCGCAAGGGCCGAGCCGCAAACAGATCGGCCTGATCATTGACGGCGCACCGCTCAAGGGGCCGAACACCACTTTCTGGGCGATAAATGTCGCTGGTGTGCAGGTGGGCAAGGTCACATCAGCCGTCTATTCGCCGCGTCTGGAGCGCAATATCGCACTGGCCATGGTCGCGGCAGAGCATGCCAACATCGGTGCCGAGGTCGAGGTCGTGACCAGCCAAGGGCCAGTGCGCGCCGTGATGGTGGAACGCCCCTTCTACG
- a CDS encoding Lrp/AsnC family transcriptional regulator: MKRLGLDATDIRILNAVQQHGPLSKTRLAEIANISPTPCWARLDRLKAAGFIRGYHADIVLEKICDFTEVVVTVSLTHHRKVDFDRFEGFVRGRNEITECIATGGGMDYVMRVICPSLARFQTVMEAMLAAELGIDRYMTYIATRRVKSGQPNLAILTAKDGK; encoded by the coding sequence ATGAAACGGCTTGGGCTTGATGCAACAGATATCCGCATTCTCAATGCCGTCCAACAGCATGGCCCCCTGAGCAAGACACGGCTGGCCGAAATTGCCAACATCTCTCCTACACCGTGTTGGGCACGGCTGGACAGGCTCAAAGCGGCTGGATTTATCCGTGGTTATCACGCTGACATTGTTCTCGAAAAGATCTGTGATTTCACCGAAGTGGTCGTGACCGTCTCGCTCACGCATCACCGCAAAGTGGATTTCGATCGGTTCGAGGGGTTCGTGCGTGGCCGGAACGAAATCACAGAATGCATCGCGACCGGCGGCGGAATGGATTATGTCATGCGGGTCATCTGCCCCAGCCTTGCGCGGTTCCAGACCGTGATGGAGGCCATGCTTGCCGCTGAGTTGGGCATCGACCGCTACATGACCTATATCGCCACGCGACGGGTCAAATCCGGTCAGCCGAACCTCGCGATTCTCACGGCCAAAGACGGCAAGTGA
- a CDS encoding DUF808 domain-containing protein, whose protein sequence is MSGLLALFDDVAAIAKLAATQLDDVAAQASKAGTKAAGVIIDDAAVTPKYATGLPAARELPIVWKIARASFFNKLVILLPAALLLNAFLPWMLTPLLMIGGAYLCFEGAEKVWHLIVPHKDHGPQEAETLEAAHLEEQRVKGAIKTDFILSAEIMTIALSQIDIGTFWIQAAALALVAIGITVLVYGAVALLVKADDVGLHLSTTGHFAPTRALGRGIVRSMPGVLAGIGAIGTVAMLWVGGSILVHGLHDLGWHLPYEQIKHAATWAAEAVGAMPGFVTWGVTAGLDGIVGLAAGLALIPVVTRAIVPVSGWLFPEKL, encoded by the coding sequence ATGAGCGGATTACTGGCTTTGTTCGACGATGTGGCTGCCATCGCCAAGCTGGCTGCGACGCAACTCGATGATGTTGCGGCGCAGGCGAGCAAGGCAGGGACAAAGGCCGCAGGTGTGATCATCGACGATGCCGCTGTCACGCCGAAATATGCAACTGGTCTGCCTGCCGCGCGGGAATTGCCTATTGTCTGGAAAATCGCGCGGGCCTCGTTTTTCAACAAGCTGGTGATCCTGCTGCCCGCAGCGCTTTTGTTGAATGCGTTTCTGCCGTGGATGTTGACGCCGCTTTTGATGATTGGCGGTGCCTATCTGTGTTTCGAAGGCGCCGAGAAGGTCTGGCATCTGATCGTGCCACACAAGGACCATGGCCCGCAGGAGGCCGAAACCCTTGAGGCCGCGCATCTTGAAGAACAGCGTGTCAAAGGGGCGATCAAAACCGATTTCATCTTGTCCGCAGAGATCATGACCATCGCCTTGTCACAGATCGACATTGGTACCTTTTGGATACAGGCTGCTGCCTTGGCCTTGGTGGCCATCGGCATCACCGTCTTGGTTTATGGGGCCGTGGCTTTGCTTGTGAAGGCCGATGATGTCGGCCTGCATCTCAGCACGACCGGGCACTTTGCCCCAACACGCGCGCTGGGGCGTGGAATTGTCCGGTCTATGCCGGGTGTATTGGCGGGAATCGGGGCTATCGGTACGGTTGCGATGCTGTGGGTCGGGGGGAGCATTCTTGTGCACGGTTTGCATGACCTTGGCTGGCATCTGCCTTATGAGCAGATCAAACATGCCGCGACATGGGCGGCAGAGGCAGTCGGGGCGATGCCCGGCTTTGTCACTTGGGGTGTGACGGCGGGGCTGGACGGAATAGTCGGGCTAGCGGCTGGCCTTGCACTGATCCCGGTGGTCACGCGCGCCATTGTTCCGGTGTCCGGCTGGCTCTTTCCTGAGAAGTTGTGA
- a CDS encoding phosphotransferase: MMQSGLRAALLQRGFAVSDALWTRLLGGRTNQSWKVEAGGLSLVVKLFGKGSDNPLFPNDASAEVASLRYLDSLNLAPRWLDDFAFAEGHCVIYDHVPGQTWQTGVSEIATLLHRVHGMGGPVHLRAVPDGSDALLRQTEDILSRCSPGKAKSFMSLRPSGVIAPLGRSCFLHGDPVPGNIVGHPGDWRLIDWQCPAYGDPCEDIALFLSPAMQMAYRGSSLSESERQRFLAAYPEQGIIRRYQSLAAFYHWRMAAYCLWLDSRGDAAAAEGAEAEIAAMSTTLS; encoded by the coding sequence ATGATGCAATCCGGGTTGCGTGCCGCGCTCTTGCAGCGCGGGTTTGCCGTATCCGATGCCTTGTGGACCCGCCTTTTGGGTGGGCGCACCAATCAGAGTTGGAAGGTCGAGGCCGGGGGCCTCTCCCTCGTTGTCAAACTTTTTGGGAAGGGCTCTGACAATCCCTTGTTCCCCAATGATGCAAGCGCTGAGGTGGCCAGTCTTCGGTATCTGGACAGTCTAAACCTTGCCCCAAGATGGTTGGATGACTTTGCCTTCGCTGAGGGACATTGTGTGATCTACGACCATGTTCCTGGCCAAACCTGGCAGACGGGCGTGTCAGAGATTGCCACGCTTTTGCACCGGGTTCACGGCATGGGCGGGCCTGTGCATCTGCGCGCGGTACCTGATGGGAGTGACGCTCTGCTACGTCAAACAGAAGATATTCTGTCCCGCTGTTCCCCGGGCAAAGCCAAATCTTTTATGAGCCTTCGTCCCTCTGGTGTGATTGCGCCTTTGGGTCGCTCCTGTTTTCTGCATGGCGATCCGGTGCCCGGAAATATCGTGGGACATCCGGGTGACTGGCGATTGATAGACTGGCAATGTCCGGCATATGGCGATCCGTGTGAGGATATCGCCCTGTTTCTGTCCCCCGCGATGCAAATGGCCTATCGCGGCTCCTCGTTATCAGAGAGCGAACGCCAGAGGTTTCTCGCGGCCTATCCAGAGCAGGGGATCATCCGGCGTTACCAGTCGCTAGCGGCCTTCTATCACTGGCGCATGGCCGCCTATTGTCTCTGGCTCGATTCGCGTGGTGATGCCGCTGCTGCCGAAGGTGCAGAGGCGGAAATCGCTGCAATGAGCACGACACTTTCCTGA
- a CDS encoding alpha/beta hydrolase family esterase gives MRNLVVILCMFWADLAVATEGAIGQCHAEVPCTLGDRSYHVLEPDGWDGKTPLPVVLHFHGWMRQGTVVVKHPRVAGATRRRGVLLLAPNGEGKTWDFWTSQTDDVAFATAVIEDAALRYPIDRERLFVSGYSFGSAMAWRYVCENGNRVAALLAISGTLRQSETCHQAPQEIRHVHGTADTVMDFPFGPNGESTWPVKLWRDRLGCAEPGEERGDWSVTEILSFQRIAWEDCTEGRVLLDVHNRGHFIPRGWIGRQLDELLALPSSYP, from the coding sequence ATGCGTAATTTGGTGGTGATCCTGTGTATGTTCTGGGCTGATCTGGCAGTCGCAACCGAGGGCGCAATTGGCCAATGTCATGCCGAGGTGCCCTGTACGCTTGGGGATCGATCATATCATGTGCTCGAGCCGGATGGGTGGGACGGCAAGACACCACTGCCAGTAGTTTTGCATTTTCACGGCTGGATGCGGCAAGGCACGGTCGTGGTGAAACATCCCCGCGTCGCAGGGGCCACCCGACGCCGAGGCGTGCTGTTACTGGCCCCCAATGGCGAGGGCAAAACATGGGATTTCTGGACGTCCCAAACGGATGACGTCGCCTTTGCCACCGCCGTGATCGAGGATGCCGCCCTGCGTTATCCGATAGACCGCGAGCGTCTCTTTGTTTCTGGCTATTCCTTCGGGTCTGCAATGGCTTGGCGCTACGTGTGCGAGAACGGCAACCGCGTTGCTGCCCTGCTGGCGATATCAGGAACACTTCGGCAATCAGAAACCTGTCACCAAGCCCCGCAAGAGATTCGCCACGTGCATGGGACCGCTGATACCGTCATGGACTTTCCGTTTGGCCCCAACGGCGAGAGCACATGGCCGGTCAAACTCTGGCGGGACAGGCTGGGATGTGCCGAACCGGGTGAGGAGCGCGGAGACTGGAGCGTGACAGAGATTTTAAGCTTTCAGCGCATCGCGTGGGAGGACTGCACCGAAGGCCGCGTTCTGCTTGATGTGCATAACCGCGGCCATTTCATCCCGCGCGGCTGGATTGGCAGACAGCTGGACGAGCTTTTGGCCCTGCCATCATCCTATCCTTAA
- a CDS encoding cyclase family protein, translating to MCDACIINAVKDRMLSRRNFFTAAAGAGAAAAFSPLGGTPALAHGHAKVEDLTHTYDADFPTYFGAPGISTEQNFNFAENGFNLMTLTVNEHTGTHVDAPLHFSADGASVDEIAVGDLVAPLCVVDIAARAAQDADTMLTPDDLKAWIAAHGPIPDGACVALHSGWGSKTGTEAFRGFDGEKQHYPGFHIEAAQMLIEETGARSIASDTLSLDHGPSADFATHYAWLPTGRFGIECLANLDKVPASGATIVIGAPKHRGGSGGPARIFALI from the coding sequence ATGTGTGACGCCTGCATCATCAACGCGGTCAAGGACAGGATGCTGTCGCGCCGTAACTTTTTCACCGCTGCAGCGGGGGCCGGGGCGGCGGCCGCCTTCTCGCCTCTCGGCGGCACGCCTGCTCTGGCGCATGGCCACGCCAAGGTCGAGGACCTGACCCATACCTATGACGCCGATTTCCCCACCTATTTCGGCGCACCCGGCATTTCGACCGAGCAGAATTTCAACTTTGCCGAAAACGGCTTTAACCTGATGACGCTGACGGTCAACGAACACACCGGCACCCATGTAGATGCGCCCCTGCATTTCTCTGCGGATGGCGCATCAGTGGATGAAATCGCTGTGGGTGATCTGGTGGCGCCGCTCTGTGTCGTGGATATCGCTGCCCGGGCCGCACAGGATGCCGATACAATGCTGACCCCCGATGACCTCAAGGCTTGGATTGCCGCCCATGGCCCGATCCCCGACGGAGCCTGCGTCGCACTCCATTCCGGCTGGGGTTCCAAGACTGGCACAGAGGCGTTTCGCGGTTTTGACGGCGAGAAACAGCACTATCCCGGCTTTCACATCGAGGCGGCGCAAATGCTGATCGAGGAAACCGGCGCCCGCTCGATTGCCAGCGATACGCTGTCACTTGATCATGGCCCATCGGCCGATTTCGCCACGCATTACGCTTGGTTGCCGACGGGCCGGTTCGGCATCGAATGTCTGGCCAATCTCGACAAGGTGCCCGCCTCTGGCGCGACCATCGTTATCGGCGCGCCCAAACATCGGGGCGGCTCTGGCGGGCCTGCCCGTATCTTTGCGCTGATCTAA
- a CDS encoding DUF1523 family protein, which produces MVYVKWVFWGLFWSGVIAFLHYTLPQHDVVRITDTYEKRVNPGDNALFWSNANTGEDPSATERDVFFIQTFRANEKPMIYRNEDTGWGWPPYFKFDTSNLQAEASDMMSKKAAGNAQWVVVRHYGWRIEFFSIFPNAISIWPVEGPDVRIIPWVKIVVLLMLAAAAWAIRVRWRRFWQGRQEKDDTEWSVGRG; this is translated from the coding sequence ATGGTCTATGTCAAATGGGTTTTCTGGGGGCTGTTCTGGTCCGGTGTAATTGCGTTTCTGCATTACACATTGCCGCAGCATGACGTGGTGCGGATTACGGATACCTATGAAAAGCGGGTCAATCCGGGTGACAATGCGCTGTTCTGGTCGAATGCCAATACCGGCGAGGACCCTTCGGCGACCGAGCGTGATGTGTTCTTCATCCAGACGTTCCGGGCCAATGAAAAGCCGATGATCTATCGCAACGAGGATACGGGTTGGGGCTGGCCGCCCTATTTCAAGTTCGACACCTCGAACCTACAGGCCGAAGCCTCGGATATGATGTCGAAGAAAGCTGCCGGGAATGCTCAATGGGTCGTCGTGCGCCATTATGGCTGGAGGATTGAGTTCTTTTCGATTTTTCCCAATGCCATCAGCATTTGGCCCGTCGAGGGGCCGGATGTGCGGATCATTCCTTGGGTCAAGATCGTGGTTCTTCTGATGCTCGCTGCTGCGGCATGGGCGATCCGGGTGCGTTGGCGGCGGTTTTGGCAAGGACGACAGGAAAAGGATGACACCGAATGGAGCGTCGGGCGCGGGTGA
- a CDS encoding dimethyl sulfoxide reductase anchor subunit family protein translates to MHPAPSVIVFTTLSGLGFGLLFWLGLGLPAVTGWVAFAFFAIGYALAVGGLMASTFHLGHPERAWKAFSQWRSSWLSREGVCAVAALVLMALYGAGLVFFDERLALLGWLGSALSLATVFTTSMIYAQLKTVPRWKTPLTPALLIAISLAGGALLAGQVSTALILIPIAGVLQILWWVRGDGAFKASGTDMATATGLGHIGAVRAFEPPHTGPNYLLRELVFQVGRKHALKLRGIAFGLGYAAPVLLLLVPFSHALAVIAVIAHVAGIAASRWLFFAEAEHVVGLYYGKR, encoded by the coding sequence ATGCATCCCGCCCCTTCCGTCATCGTCTTCACCACGCTTTCAGGTTTGGGTTTCGGCCTGCTTTTCTGGCTGGGTCTTGGCCTGCCTGCGGTCACGGGCTGGGTTGCCTTTGCCTTTTTCGCCATCGGCTATGCACTGGCTGTGGGCGGGCTCATGGCTTCGACCTTTCACCTCGGGCATCCCGAACGCGCATGGAAGGCGTTTAGCCAATGGCGGTCAAGCTGGCTCAGCCGCGAAGGCGTGTGCGCGGTTGCTGCACTTGTGTTGATGGCGCTCTATGGTGCGGGGCTCGTGTTTTTCGATGAGCGCTTGGCGCTCCTCGGCTGGCTTGGTTCAGCGCTCTCGCTTGCTACCGTGTTCACGACCTCGATGATTTATGCCCAACTCAAAACCGTGCCACGCTGGAAGACCCCGCTCACCCCCGCGCTCTTGATCGCGATTTCCTTGGCTGGGGGCGCACTTCTGGCGGGACAGGTCAGCACAGCGCTCATCCTGATCCCGATTGCGGGCGTTCTGCAAATCCTCTGGTGGGTGCGGGGCGATGGTGCGTTTAAAGCCTCGGGCACGGATATGGCGACAGCAACGGGCCTCGGGCATATCGGCGCGGTCCGCGCCTTCGAGCCACCCCATACCGGGCCGAATTACCTCTTGCGTGAACTGGTCTTTCAGGTTGGGCGCAAACATGCTCTGAAACTGCGCGGCATTGCCTTTGGCCTTGGCTACGCTGCGCCTGTCCTGCTGTTGCTGGTGCCGTTCAGCCATGCATTGGCTGTGATCGCAGTCATCGCCCATGTCGCCGGGATTGCCGCCTCACGCTGGCTGTTCTTTGCAGAGGCCGAGCATGTCGTGGGCCTCTACTACGGCAAACGCTGA
- a CDS encoding 4Fe-4S dicluster domain-containing protein — translation MTTLPASTTRKLGLVIDLDTCVGCHACVVSCKGWNTENYGAPLSDQQPYGADPSGTFLNRVHSYEVQPLATYDMPHPAAQLIHFPKSCLHCDDAPCVTVCPTGASYKRVEDGIVLVNETDCIGCGLCAWACPYGAREMDQAEGVMKKCTLCVDRIYNENLPEVDRVPACVRTCPAGARHFGDFADPESNVSKLTAERGGLDLMPEQGTKPVNKYLPPRPKDRLDQPKPVGEIDILAPFLAPVIEEPKGFLGWLDKTLEKL, via the coding sequence ATGACAACGCTTCCCGCATCCACCACCCGCAAACTGGGCCTTGTGATTGATCTTGACACCTGCGTCGGCTGTCACGCCTGCGTGGTGTCCTGCAAGGGCTGGAACACCGAAAACTACGGTGCGCCACTGTCGGATCAGCAGCCCTACGGTGCCGATCCGTCCGGCACCTTCTTGAACCGCGTTCACAGCTATGAGGTGCAGCCGCTGGCAACCTATGACATGCCGCACCCCGCTGCACAACTGATCCATTTCCCCAAATCCTGCTTGCATTGCGACGATGCGCCCTGCGTCACCGTCTGCCCCACCGGGGCCAGCTACAAGCGGGTGGAGGATGGGATCGTTCTGGTCAACGAGACCGATTGCATCGGCTGTGGTCTCTGTGCCTGGGCCTGCCCCTACGGCGCGCGAGAGATGGATCAAGCCGAAGGTGTCATGAAGAAATGCACCCTTTGCGTGGATCGCATCTATAACGAGAACCTTCCAGAGGTAGACCGCGTTCCCGCCTGCGTTCGGACCTGCCCCGCCGGTGCGCGCCATTTCGGCGATTTTGCCGATCCCGAAAGCAATGTCTCAAAGCTGACCGCCGAACGCGGCGGCCTAGACCTTATGCCGGAACAGGGCACCAAACCCGTCAACAAATACCTGCCGCCGCGCCCCAAGGACCGGCTCGATCAACCCAAACCAGTGGGCGAGATCGACATTCTGGCACCGTTCCTGGCCCCCGTGATTGAGGAACCCAAGGGCTTCCTTGGCTGGCTCGACAAGACCTTGGAGAAGCTCTGA
- a CDS encoding molybdopterin oxidoreductase family protein, which produces MTHQPRINTSPHVSDEVRKTTCYMCACRCGINVHLKGGTVAYIEGNRDHPVNKGVLCAKGSAGIMQVNAPSRLRAPLKRVGPRGSGEFQEISWDEALQIACDWLEPIRKSDPSKLAFFTGRDQSQSFTSFWAQNFGTPNYAAHGGFCSVNMAAAGIYTMGGAFWEFGQPDWDHTKLFILFGVAEDHDSNPIKMGIGRIKARGARVIGVNPIRSGYNAVADDWVGITPGTDGLFILSLIHELMQAGKIDLDYLARYTNAPVLVNADPKSPEHGLFLRDADGKPLVIDRATGALTAFDKPGVRPDLSATHVADGITHRPVMHLMAERYLDPQYAPEAVAARCGVTPDKIRRIAAEIARVAFEEEITLNHEWTDFRGETHQTMTGRPVSFHAMRGISAHSNGFQTARALHVLQILLGTVEVPGGFRFKPPYPKPVSAHPKPHCGVQPDCPLDGPHLGFVRGPEDLALKPDGTPARIDKAFTWENPMSAHGLMHMVISNAHAGDPYKIDTLFMYMANMSWNSSMNTRGVIEMLTDKDESGDYVIPRIIYSDAYSSEMVAYADLILPDTTYLERHDCISLLDRPICEADAAADAIRWPVIEPDRNVRGFQTVLVQLANKMKLPGFTAEDGAAKYTDYADYIVNHERKPGIGPLSGFRGDGSDTGRGAPNPEQLNRYIENGGFFVSHIPDGANYYKPWNMAYQNWAVGMGLFDTPQPYVFDLYVETMRKFQLAAEGHGTRQPPDHLRARIKATMDPLPIWYPPFEDAHVDPDEFPLHALTQRPMAMYHSWGTQNAWLRQIHGHNPLYLPTKLWEKHGFSDGDWACVTSAHGEITVPVAHMAALNENTVWTWNAIGKRKGAWALSDDAPEATRGFLLNHLIHELLPPKGDGLRWSNSDPITGQAAWFDLRVKIAKATAPSEAQPAFAPIKSPVGHGPDHLEWKVGK; this is translated from the coding sequence ATGACACATCAGCCACGCATCAACACCTCGCCGCATGTCTCGGATGAGGTGCGCAAAACCACCTGTTACATGTGCGCCTGTCGTTGTGGGATCAATGTGCATCTCAAGGGCGGCACAGTCGCGTATATCGAGGGCAACCGCGATCACCCCGTGAACAAAGGCGTGCTCTGCGCCAAGGGATCTGCCGGCATCATGCAGGTCAACGCCCCCTCGCGCCTGCGCGCCCCCCTGAAACGTGTCGGCCCCCGAGGCTCGGGCGAGTTTCAGGAAATCTCTTGGGACGAAGCGCTGCAAATCGCTTGTGATTGGCTGGAACCGATCCGCAAATCCGATCCTTCAAAGCTCGCGTTTTTCACCGGACGCGATCAATCGCAGTCTTTCACCAGCTTTTGGGCGCAGAATTTCGGCACGCCGAACTACGCAGCACACGGCGGCTTTTGCTCGGTCAACATGGCGGCGGCGGGCATCTACACCATGGGCGGTGCCTTCTGGGAATTTGGCCAGCCAGATTGGGACCATACCAAGCTTTTCATCCTTTTTGGCGTAGCCGAAGACCATGACAGCAATCCGATCAAGATGGGCATTGGCCGGATCAAGGCGCGCGGCGCGCGCGTCATTGGCGTGAACCCAATCCGCTCGGGTTACAATGCCGTGGCCGATGATTGGGTCGGCATAACCCCCGGAACTGATGGGCTTTTCATCCTGTCTCTCATTCACGAACTGATGCAGGCAGGCAAGATCGACCTCGATTACCTCGCCCGCTACACCAATGCGCCAGTGCTGGTGAATGCCGACCCCAAATCGCCCGAACACGGCCTTTTCCTGCGCGACGCCGATGGCAAACCGCTGGTGATCGACCGGGCCACCGGCGCGCTTACCGCCTTTGATAAACCCGGTGTGCGCCCCGACCTCAGCGCCACACACGTGGCCGATGGCATCACCCACCGTCCCGTCATGCACCTGATGGCAGAGCGCTACCTCGATCCGCAATACGCCCCCGAAGCGGTGGCCGCGCGCTGCGGCGTCACGCCGGATAAAATCCGACGCATCGCCGCCGAGATTGCTCGCGTGGCGTTCGAAGAGGAAATCACCCTAAATCACGAATGGACCGATTTCCGGGGCGAGACGCATCAGACCATGACAGGTCGCCCGGTCAGCTTTCACGCCATGCGGGGGATTTCGGCCCATTCCAATGGCTTTCAGACGGCACGCGCCCTGCACGTCCTGCAAATCCTGCTCGGGACTGTCGAAGTGCCCGGCGGTTTCCGCTTTAAGCCGCCCTATCCAAAGCCCGTCAGCGCCCATCCCAAACCGCATTGCGGCGTGCAACCCGATTGCCCGCTCGACGGCCCGCATCTGGGCTTTGTGCGCGGCCCCGAAGATCTCGCGCTCAAGCCCGACGGCACGCCCGCCCGCATCGACAAGGCGTTTACATGGGAAAATCCGATGTCCGCGCATGGGTTGATGCATATGGTCATCTCCAACGCCCATGCCGGCGATCCCTACAAGATCGACACGCTGTTCATGTACATGGCCAATATGTCGTGGAACTCCTCGATGAACACGCGCGGCGTGATCGAGATGCTGACGGACAAGGATGAGAGCGGCGATTATGTCATTCCCCGTATCATCTATTCGGATGCCTATAGCTCTGAAATGGTGGCCTATGCCGATCTGATCCTGCCCGATACGACCTATCTGGAACGCCACGATTGTATCTCGCTGCTGGATCGCCCGATTTGCGAGGCGGATGCCGCCGCCGATGCCATTCGCTGGCCGGTGATCGAACCTGACCGAAATGTGCGCGGCTTTCAAACCGTGCTGGTGCAACTGGCCAACAAGATGAAGCTGCCCGGCTTCACCGCCGAGGATGGCGCAGCGAAATACACCGATTACGCCGATTACATCGTCAATCACGAGCGCAAGCCCGGCATCGGTCCGCTTTCAGGCTTTCGCGGCGATGGTTCTGATACCGGGCGCGGTGCGCCTAACCCCGAACAGCTGAACCGCTACATCGAGAACGGCGGCTTTTTCGTCAGCCACATCCCAGACGGCGCGAATTACTATAAACCATGGAACATGGCCTATCAGAACTGGGCCGTTGGCATGGGTCTCTTTGACACGCCACAGCCCTATGTCTTTGATCTCTATGTCGAAACCATGCGAAAATTCCAACTGGCCGCCGAGGGGCACGGCACCCGCCAACCCCCAGACCATCTGCGCGCGCGGATCAAGGCCACGATGGACCCGCTGCCGATCTGGTATCCGCCGTTCGAGGATGCGCATGTCGATCCCGATGAATTCCCCCTTCACGCGCTGACACAGCGCCCGATGGCGATGTATCACTCTTGGGGCACCCAAAACGCATGGCTCCGCCAGATCCACGGCCATAATCCGCTCTATCTGCCAACCAAGCTCTGGGAGAAACATGGGTTTAGCGACGGCGATTGGGCGTGTGTCACCTCTGCCCATGGCGAGATTACCGTGCCGGTGGCCCATATGGCAGCACTCAATGAGAACACGGTCTGGACTTGGAACGCTATCGGCAAGCGCAAGGGCGCTTGGGCGCTCTCTGACGATGCCCCCGAGGCGACGCGCGGCTTCCTGCTCAACCATCTCATCCACGAGCTTTTGCCACCCAAGGGTGATGGCCTCAGATGGTCCAACTCTGACCCGATCACCGGACAGGCGGCGTGGTTCGACCTGCGCGTCAAGATCGCCAAGGCCACCGCGCCATCAGAGGCGCAGCCCGCCTTTGCCCCGATCAAATCGCCGGTCGGACACGGCCCTGACCATCTGGAATGGAAGGTCGGGAAATGA